The nucleotide sequence TGCCAGCGCCACCCGTCCCTGCACATTTCATCCAGCGAGCGGATGGTCGTCCAGCCCAGCTCCTTTTGCGCCATGGAAGGATCGGCATAGCAGGCCGCAATGTCCCCCGGTCGGCGTGCGATGATCTCATAGGGGACCTTCCGCCCGCTGACCCGCTCGAAGCTTTTCACCATTTCCAGCACGCTGTAGCCCTGACCGGTGCCGAGGTTGCAGGTGACCAGTCCGGGACCGGCGGCGAGGCGCTCCAGGGCCTTGAGGTGACCGAGGGCCAGGTCGACGACGTGGATGTAGTCCCGCACCCCGGTGCCGTCCGCGGTCGGGTAGTCGTCGCCGA is from Desulfuromonas sp. and encodes:
- a CDS encoding GDP-mannose 4,6-dehydratase → GDDYPTADGTGVRDYIHVVDLALGHLKALERLAAGPGLVTCNLGTGQGYSVLEMVKSFERVSGRKVPYEIIARRPGDIAACYADPSMAQKELGWTTIRSLDEMCRDGWRWQEGNPKGYSETE